The proteins below are encoded in one region of Streptomyces ficellus:
- a CDS encoding AfsR/SARP family transcriptional regulator, whose translation MADGSTAGGAKAGGTGTGGTGTGGPGAGGSDPAGSGGPRFQVLGPARAVRPDGTRAPVTGARLRALLTALVAAGGRTVPVGRLAGQVWTGEPPADRPAALQALVGRLRRALGRDAVVSAPGGYRLDVRPEDIDLFRFERLAADGTAALRAGDPAAAARLLDQALDLWRGPALADLPGRDGDPLTVRAEHRRTEARRDRLAADVALGRAEAALTGLAELTAEQPLDEPLAALRIRALRAAGRPAEALAAYEDVRARLATRLGTDPGADLRALHAELLTGDAPGPGDAPASGTPAHGPLRSDGPGAGNLGARLTSFVGRADELAALARQVRERRLVTLTGPGGVGKTRLALEAAAAARAEGDTRPDGTWVAELAPVRDEAGVPEAVLHALGVRETPRWGADSPSRDPLARRRSPEAVRGPARNVSRDIGRAGRV comes from the coding sequence GTGGCAGACGGTTCGACGGCGGGCGGCGCGAAGGCGGGCGGTACGGGAACGGGCGGTACGGGAACGGGGGGTCCGGGGGCGGGCGGTTCGGACCCGGCCGGTTCGGGAGGACCCCGCTTCCAGGTCCTCGGCCCCGCCCGGGCCGTGCGTCCCGACGGTACGCGGGCCCCGGTCACCGGCGCCCGGCTGAGGGCACTGCTGACCGCGCTCGTCGCGGCGGGCGGACGGACCGTCCCGGTGGGGCGGCTGGCCGGCCAGGTATGGACCGGCGAACCGCCGGCGGACCGGCCCGCCGCCCTTCAGGCCCTCGTGGGCCGGCTGCGCCGGGCACTCGGGCGGGACGCCGTGGTGTCCGCACCGGGCGGGTACCGGCTCGACGTCCGCCCCGAGGACATCGACCTCTTCCGCTTCGAGCGGCTCGCCGCCGACGGCACCGCCGCGCTCCGCGCCGGGGACCCGGCCGCAGCCGCCCGGCTGCTCGATCAGGCCCTGGACCTGTGGCGCGGCCCCGCCCTGGCCGACCTCCCCGGCCGGGACGGCGACCCCCTCACCGTACGGGCCGAACACCGCCGCACCGAGGCGCGCCGGGACCGGCTGGCCGCCGACGTCGCGCTCGGCCGCGCCGAAGCCGCCCTGACCGGGCTCGCCGAACTGACCGCCGAACAGCCGCTGGACGAGCCGCTGGCGGCCCTGCGCATCCGCGCCCTCCGGGCCGCCGGCCGCCCCGCCGAGGCACTCGCGGCGTACGAGGACGTCCGCGCCCGCCTCGCCACCCGGCTCGGCACCGACCCCGGAGCGGACCTCAGGGCCCTGCACGCCGAACTGCTCACGGGCGACGCGCCCGGACCCGGCGACGCCCCCGCGTCCGGAACCCCCGCGCACGGCCCCCTCCGCTCCGACGGCCCCGGGGCCGGCAACCTGGGGGCCCGCCTCACCTCCTTCGTCGGGCGCGCCGACGAACTCGCCGCGCTCGCCCGGCAGGTGCGCGAGCGCCGCCTGGTCACCCTGACCGGCCCCGGGGGCGTCGGCAAGACCCGGCTCGCCCTGGAGGCGGCCGCCGCGGCACGGGCCGAGGGGGACACCCGGCCCGACGGCACCTGGGTCGCCGAACTCGCCCCCGTACGCGACGAGGCCGGCGTGCCCGAGGCCGTCCTGCACGCCCTCGGGGTCCGCGAAACGCCCCGCTGGGGCGCCGACAGCCCGTCGCGCGACCCGCTCGCCCGCCGGCGCTCCCCGGAGGCGGTGAGGGGTCCCGCACGGAACGTGAGCCGCGACATCGGCCGGGCCGGGCGGGTGTAA
- a CDS encoding MFS transporter → MRRNTSILLLAVGHACVDIYQGAVAALIPFFVAERDYTYAVASGLVLAVSLLSSVAQPVFGLLTDRRAMPWLLPVSTLLGGVGIALSGLSGSYGLTLFFVAVSGIGVAAYHPESARAARQASQGSHSAMGWFSLGGNIGFALAPLMVAAAIGHGSLHWTPVLVLPALVGAALCVPVLRMLARPQTGTTKTQAPPGTDDVASFVKLSLAVVFRSIVFTGLSTFISLYAQQRMQGSTTAGTVALFLLFLGGAVGSILGGSLASRYDRVRVSRWSYLLSIAAVTGVIHTPGPAMFLFVALTSAGLYVPFSLQVTLGQDYLPSRIGTASGIILGLTVSIGGLISPLLGHLADTTTLQTALTPLIAMPALSWLLFRALPEPTAPGTRTVTPAPATARQDA, encoded by the coding sequence GTGCGAAGGAATACATCGATCTTGCTGCTGGCCGTTGGGCATGCCTGCGTTGACATCTATCAGGGCGCCGTCGCGGCGCTGATCCCGTTCTTCGTCGCGGAACGCGACTACACCTACGCGGTCGCCTCCGGCCTCGTGCTCGCGGTCTCCTTGCTGTCGTCGGTGGCCCAGCCCGTGTTCGGGCTGCTCACCGACCGGCGGGCGATGCCGTGGCTGCTGCCGGTCAGCACCCTGCTGGGCGGGGTGGGCATCGCGCTCAGCGGCCTGAGCGGCTCCTACGGGCTCACCCTGTTCTTCGTCGCCGTCTCCGGCATCGGCGTAGCCGCCTACCACCCGGAATCCGCCCGCGCGGCCCGGCAGGCCAGCCAGGGCAGTCACAGCGCGATGGGCTGGTTCTCCCTCGGCGGCAACATCGGCTTCGCGCTCGCCCCGCTCATGGTGGCGGCCGCGATCGGACACGGCTCCCTGCACTGGACCCCCGTCCTCGTCCTGCCCGCGCTCGTCGGCGCCGCCCTGTGCGTGCCCGTCCTGCGGATGCTCGCCCGGCCCCAGACCGGAACGACCAAGACCCAGGCGCCCCCCGGTACGGACGATGTGGCCTCGTTCGTGAAGCTGTCCCTAGCGGTCGTCTTCCGCTCCATAGTCTTCACCGGCCTGAGCACCTTCATCTCCCTCTACGCCCAGCAGCGCATGCAAGGCAGCACCACCGCGGGCACCGTCGCCCTGTTCCTGCTGTTCCTGGGCGGCGCCGTCGGCTCGATCCTGGGCGGGTCCCTGGCCAGCCGCTACGACCGCGTCCGCGTCTCGCGCTGGTCCTACCTGCTCTCCATCGCCGCCGTCACCGGCGTCATCCACACACCAGGCCCCGCCATGTTCCTCTTCGTGGCCCTCACCTCCGCCGGCCTATACGTCCCCTTCTCCCTCCAGGTCACCCTCGGCCAGGACTACCTGCCCTCCCGCATCGGCACCGCCAGCGGCATCATCCTCGGCCTCACCGTCAGCATCGGCGGCCTCATCAGCCCCCTGCTGGGACACCTCGCCGACACCACCACCCTCCAGACCGCCCTCACCCCCCTGATCGCCATGCCCGCCCTGAGCTGGCTCCTCTTCCGCGCCCTGCCCGAACCCACCGCCCCCGGCACCCGGACCGTCACGCCCGCGCCCGCAACCGCACGACAGGACGCGTAG
- a CDS encoding AraC family transcriptional regulator, which translates to MQKIRHTPVAPTRTQRLAPGGEIDAHRHDDHQIAYASRGTIAVTTDAGSWIAPATRALWIPAGTVHQHQAHGELDLHLVGLPTTDNPLSLDKPAVLAVSPLLRELIVAYTRAPSNDTPPHHNLRAVMLDQLALSPERPLHLAVPTDPLLRELHDILRTDPSDNRSLDDLGRQIGASARTLSRRLRDDLGLTYPQWRTQIRLHHALILLADHTPVTTVAHHCGWSSASTFINVFRRTFGHTPGTRLTT; encoded by the coding sequence ATGCAGAAAATCCGCCACACTCCTGTCGCGCCGACCCGGACCCAGCGCCTGGCCCCCGGCGGCGAGATCGACGCGCACCGCCACGACGACCACCAGATTGCCTACGCCAGCCGCGGCACCATCGCGGTGACCACGGACGCCGGCTCCTGGATCGCCCCCGCCACCCGCGCGCTCTGGATCCCCGCCGGCACCGTGCACCAGCACCAGGCCCACGGCGAACTCGACCTCCACCTCGTCGGCCTGCCCACCACCGACAACCCCCTCAGCCTGGACAAACCCGCCGTCCTCGCCGTCAGCCCCCTCCTGCGCGAACTCATCGTCGCCTACACCCGCGCCCCCTCCAACGACACCCCACCCCACCACAACCTGCGCGCCGTCATGCTCGACCAGCTCGCCCTCTCCCCCGAACGCCCCCTGCACCTGGCGGTCCCCACCGACCCCCTGCTCCGCGAACTGCACGACATCCTGCGCACCGACCCGTCCGACAACCGCTCCCTCGACGACCTCGGACGCCAGATCGGCGCCAGCGCCCGCACCCTCTCCCGCCGCCTCCGCGACGACCTCGGCCTCACCTACCCTCAGTGGCGCACCCAGATCAGACTCCACCACGCCCTGATCCTCCTGGCCGACCACACCCCCGTCACTACCGTCGCCCACCACTGCGGCTGGTCATCCGCCAGCACCTTCATCAACGTCTTCCGCCGCACCTTCGGCCACACCCCCGGCACCCGCCTCACCACCTGA
- a CDS encoding iron-containing redox enzyme family protein — MTAAAPLPEERGPLSAAVLEVLRDGTAPGVGVAGADPLGEDLQLALYLAYEPHYRALEGVADDREWDPALLALRRPMEDAFLAALREAVPGDDDVTAALDPLLVEPVDGHGVSHRLMADGTWELMREYLVHRSLYQLKESDPQAWLIPRLEGQAKASLVAVAYDEFGAGRGERVHARLFADLMDGAGLDSSYGRYLDLAPATTLATVNVMSLFGLRRSLRGAAAGNFAVLEITSPPGARRMAKALERLGAEERCVRFFTEHVEADAVHEQVMRRDVLGDLLEREPALARDVAFGIRATVWLDERWENRVLTAWDEGGSSLRTPLPAPEPA; from the coding sequence ATGACGGCGGCCGCTCCCCTGCCCGAGGAACGGGGCCCCCTGTCGGCTGCCGTGCTGGAGGTCCTGCGGGACGGGACGGCGCCCGGGGTGGGCGTGGCGGGCGCCGACCCGCTGGGCGAGGACCTCCAGCTGGCGCTGTACCTGGCGTACGAGCCCCACTACCGGGCGCTGGAGGGCGTCGCCGACGACCGCGAGTGGGACCCGGCGCTGCTCGCCCTGCGCCGCCCCATGGAGGACGCGTTCCTGGCGGCGCTGCGCGAGGCGGTGCCCGGCGACGACGACGTGACCGCCGCGCTCGACCCGCTGTTGGTCGAGCCGGTCGACGGGCACGGCGTGTCGCACCGGCTGATGGCGGACGGCACCTGGGAGCTGATGCGCGAATACCTGGTGCACCGCTCGCTGTACCAGCTCAAGGAGTCCGACCCGCAGGCGTGGCTGATCCCCCGGCTGGAGGGACAGGCCAAGGCGTCGCTGGTCGCGGTGGCGTACGACGAGTTCGGCGCCGGACGCGGCGAACGGGTGCACGCCCGGCTGTTCGCGGACCTCATGGACGGCGCGGGGCTGGACTCCTCCTACGGCCGCTACCTGGACCTCGCCCCGGCCACGACGCTCGCCACGGTGAACGTGATGTCCCTGTTCGGGCTGCGCCGCTCGCTGCGGGGCGCGGCGGCCGGGAACTTCGCGGTCCTGGAGATCACCTCGCCGCCGGGCGCCCGGCGGATGGCGAAGGCACTGGAGCGGCTGGGGGCGGAGGAGCGGTGCGTCCGGTTCTTCACGGAGCACGTCGAGGCGGACGCGGTCCACGAGCAGGTGATGCGCCGGGACGTCCTGGGCGACCTGCTGGAGCGCGAACCCGCGCTCGCCCGGGACGTGGCGTTCGGGATCCGGGCCACGGTGTGGCTGGACGAGCGCTGGGAGAACCGGGTGCTCACCGCCTGGGACGAGGGCGGCTCGTCGCTGCGGACCCCGCTGCCCGCTCCGGAGCCGGCCTAG
- a CDS encoding FAD-dependent oxidoreductase, giving the protein MSFASGSGAVSGSLWMEYAPGPARPAVDGPVETEVAVVGGGIAGLCTAWELARAGHQVVLVEADRIASGVTGHTTAKLSALHGLVYADIARIHGARAARLYAHSQAIAVDKVAGVSEELGIDCEWERQPAYTYTGDPAKADQLREEAEAARAAGLDASYVTDVPLPFPVVGAVKVENQAQFHPRKYLLGLAADLEVLGGRIFERTRVTQLKEGSPCELTTSAGHTIRAKEVVVATHYPVFDRALLFTRLEPKRELVVAGPLPAGQDPGGMFLTWEENTRSVRTAPYGEDGRRMLIVTGEKFTPGTVDEGEVGARFDTLATWARERFDGLEITHRWATQDNVTTDKVPYVGRLHAGSRHVYVATGFAGWGMSNGVMAGDLIAARIRGREPAWTSLYDPVRLHPVREAPAMLRLQAQVGKHFIGDRLPGAHADSTTDIPRGGGAVVRVGGRRLAVHRDAAGSLHAVSARCTHLGCLVHFNDDERAWECPCHGSRFDVDGKVVQGPAVRPLEQMDVEEDE; this is encoded by the coding sequence ATGAGTTTTGCGTCCGGTTCCGGTGCGGTCTCCGGTTCGCTGTGGATGGAGTACGCGCCCGGCCCCGCCCGGCCGGCCGTGGACGGTCCCGTCGAGACGGAGGTGGCCGTCGTGGGCGGCGGGATCGCCGGGCTCTGCACGGCGTGGGAGCTGGCCCGGGCCGGACACCAGGTGGTCCTCGTGGAGGCGGACCGCATCGCGTCGGGCGTCACCGGCCACACCACGGCCAAGCTGTCGGCGCTGCACGGCCTGGTGTACGCGGACATCGCCAGGATCCACGGCGCCCGGGCCGCCCGGCTGTACGCCCACTCGCAAGCGATCGCCGTCGACAAGGTGGCCGGGGTGAGCGAGGAGCTGGGCATCGACTGCGAGTGGGAGAGGCAGCCCGCCTACACGTACACCGGTGACCCGGCCAAGGCGGACCAGCTGCGCGAGGAGGCGGAGGCGGCACGGGCGGCGGGCCTGGACGCCTCCTACGTGACCGACGTACCGCTGCCGTTCCCGGTCGTCGGCGCGGTCAAGGTGGAGAACCAGGCGCAGTTCCACCCCCGCAAGTACCTGCTGGGGCTCGCCGCCGACCTGGAGGTGCTGGGCGGGCGGATCTTCGAACGGACGCGGGTGACCCAGCTCAAGGAGGGTTCGCCGTGCGAACTGACCACGAGCGCCGGGCACACGATCCGGGCGAAGGAGGTCGTCGTCGCCACCCACTACCCCGTCTTCGACCGGGCGCTGCTGTTCACCCGGCTGGAGCCCAAGCGGGAGCTGGTGGTGGCCGGTCCGCTCCCGGCCGGGCAGGACCCGGGCGGGATGTTCCTCACCTGGGAGGAGAACACGCGCTCGGTGCGCACCGCGCCGTACGGCGAGGACGGGCGCCGGATGCTGATCGTCACGGGTGAGAAGTTCACCCCCGGCACTGTCGACGAGGGCGAGGTCGGTGCGCGCTTCGACACGCTCGCCACCTGGGCGCGGGAACGGTTCGACGGCCTGGAGATCACCCATCGCTGGGCGACGCAGGACAACGTCACCACCGACAAGGTGCCCTATGTGGGGCGGCTGCACGCCGGGTCCCGGCACGTGTACGTGGCGACCGGTTTCGCCGGCTGGGGCATGAGCAACGGGGTGATGGCCGGCGACCTGATCGCGGCCCGCATCCGGGGACGGGAACCCGCCTGGACGAGCCTGTACGACCCGGTGCGGCTCCACCCGGTGCGGGAGGCGCCCGCCATGCTGCGGCTCCAGGCGCAGGTGGGCAAGCACTTCATCGGTGACCGGCTGCCGGGCGCCCACGCCGACTCGACCACCGACATCCCGCGCGGCGGCGGCGCCGTCGTACGGGTCGGAGGGCGGCGGCTGGCGGTGCACCGCGACGCGGCGGGCTCCCTGCACGCCGTGTCGGCGCGCTGTACCCACCTGGGGTGCCTGGTCCACTTCAACGACGATGAGCGCGCGTGGGAGTGCCCGTGCCACGGGTCGCGGTTCGACGTGGACGGCAAGGTGGTGCAGGGGCCGGCGGTGCGGCCCCTGGAGCAGATGGACGTGGAGGAGGACGAATGA
- a CDS encoding HemK2/MTQ2 family protein methyltransferase, with translation MRLLRPRGVYAPQEDTELLAQAARSELRALCEQPRVEVLDVGTGTGALALMAAECGAARVTAVDISWRAVLAARYNAWRLGLPVVVRHGDLTGPVSGRRFDLILSNPPYVLSPRPLRRGAVRTWNAGVDGRQVIDRLCDRAPGMLTDAGVLLLVQSALSGVDATLERLQDGGLTARVELRTTIPFGPVMARHADWLEEQGLIEPEERKEDLVVIRAQRT, from the coding sequence ATGCGTCTACTCAGACCGCGCGGCGTGTACGCGCCCCAGGAGGACACCGAACTGCTCGCCCAGGCCGCCCGAAGCGAACTGCGCGCCCTGTGCGAGCAGCCCCGTGTCGAGGTGCTCGACGTGGGAACCGGGACCGGCGCGCTGGCGCTCATGGCGGCCGAGTGCGGAGCGGCCCGGGTGACCGCCGTCGACATCTCCTGGCGTGCGGTGCTCGCCGCGCGGTACAACGCCTGGCGCCTCGGGCTGCCCGTCGTCGTGCGCCACGGCGACCTGACCGGGCCCGTCTCGGGCCGGCGCTTCGACCTGATCCTGTCCAACCCCCCGTACGTGCTGTCCCCGCGCCCGCTGCGGCGCGGGGCGGTGCGCACCTGGAACGCGGGCGTGGACGGGCGGCAGGTCATCGACCGGCTGTGCGACCGGGCGCCCGGCATGCTGACGGACGCGGGGGTGCTGCTGCTGGTGCAGTCGGCCCTGTCCGGCGTGGACGCCACCCTGGAGCGGCTGCAGGACGGGGGCCTGACGGCGCGGGTCGAGCTGCGCACGACCATCCCCTTCGGGCCGGTGATGGCCCGGCACGCCGACTGGCTGGAGGAGCAGGGGCTGATCGAGCCCGAGGAGCGCAAGGAGGACCTGGTGGTGATCCGTGCGCAGCGAACCTGA
- a CDS encoding CDGSH iron-sulfur domain-containing protein, which yields MRSEPEHVPGRAAERVVIDPEGPLLMEGPVEIRLPDGSTAYSDRFMVAVCTCRRSRRYPWCDTSHRRRTRGETDRTHGED from the coding sequence GTGCGCAGCGAACCTGAACACGTTCCCGGGCGTGCCGCCGAACGGGTGGTCATCGACCCGGAGGGGCCGCTCCTGATGGAGGGGCCCGTCGAGATCCGGCTGCCGGACGGGTCGACGGCGTACTCCGACCGGTTCATGGTCGCGGTGTGCACCTGTCGCCGCAGCCGCCGCTATCCCTGGTGCGACACCAGCCACCGGCGCCGGACACGCGGGGAGACCGACCGGACGCACGGGGAGGATTGA
- a CDS encoding DUF6480 family protein, with amino-acid sequence MNHPNPNPNPDPDPDPERTPGLDPGGGVPPGETPPAESSMSGAGPRETHNPPTGWSKVPLVMILLVVGLVAALFLVMAIVIAL; translated from the coding sequence ATGAACCACCCCAACCCGAACCCGAACCCCGACCCGGATCCCGATCCGGAGCGCACCCCGGGTCTCGACCCCGGTGGTGGCGTCCCGCCGGGCGAGACGCCACCCGCGGAATCGAGCATGTCCGGGGCCGGACCGCGGGAGACGCACAACCCCCCGACCGGCTGGTCCAAGGTCCCGCTGGTGATGATCCTGCTGGTCGTCGGCCTCGTGGCGGCACTGTTCCTCGTGATGGCCATCGTGATCGCACTCTGA
- a CDS encoding CBS domain-containing protein: MTTARQLMTKGVDCVGEGDTVLQAAEMMRQLGVGAMPICGADDRLKGMLTDRDIVVKALGAGKDPATTTAGELAQGEVVYVDADDDAKLVLRKMSRHKVRRLPVIDDHRLVGMIAQADIARGLPDAQVGDLLDALSSD, from the coding sequence ATGACAACCGCCCGTCAGCTGATGACCAAGGGCGTCGACTGCGTCGGTGAGGGCGACACCGTCCTCCAGGCGGCCGAGATGATGCGGCAGCTCGGGGTCGGCGCGATGCCGATCTGCGGCGCGGACGACAGGCTCAAGGGCATGCTGACCGACCGCGACATCGTCGTGAAGGCGCTCGGCGCCGGCAAGGACCCGGCGACGACGACGGCGGGCGAACTGGCGCAGGGCGAGGTGGTGTACGTGGACGCGGACGACGACGCGAAGCTGGTGCTGCGCAAGATGTCCCGCCACAAGGTGCGCCGGCTCCCGGTGATCGACGACCACCGCCTGGTGGGCATGATCGCCCAGGCCGACATCGCCCGGGGACTCCCCGACGCCCAGGTGGGCGACCTCCTGGACGCCCTCTCCAGCGACTGA
- a CDS encoding acyl-CoA dehydrogenase family protein produces MHLEYTPEQHRLRAELRAYFAELVPQGTHPGDADPAARKRFYRTTVRRLGADGWLGVGWPREYGGRGLTPMEQFIFFDEAAQAGVPLPLMALNTVGPTIMRYGSDEQKAYFLPRILSGEIDVAIGYSEPGAGTDLAALRTKAVREGDEYVINGQKIWTTNGDTADWVWLAVRTDPDAPPHKGITILLVPTTDPGYSCTLINTLAGHDTTAGYYENVRVPVSHRIGEENHGWRLITNQLNHERVTLAAHGTMAVRALHDVQRWAAGTKLADGRRVIDLGWVRTRLARTHTRLEALKLLNWRMVTALQHGTLTPQDASAVKVYGSEARRDAYAWLMEVVGSAAPLKEGSAGAVLHGDLERGYRSAVIFTFGGGNNEIQREIISWIGLGMPRVRR; encoded by the coding sequence GTGCACCTCGAATACACGCCGGAGCAGCACCGGCTGCGCGCCGAACTGCGCGCCTACTTCGCCGAACTCGTACCGCAGGGCACCCACCCGGGAGACGCCGACCCGGCCGCCCGCAAGCGGTTCTACCGCACCACCGTCCGCCGCCTCGGCGCCGACGGCTGGCTCGGCGTGGGATGGCCGCGCGAATACGGCGGGCGGGGGCTGACCCCCATGGAACAGTTCATCTTCTTCGACGAGGCCGCCCAGGCCGGCGTACCGCTCCCGCTCATGGCGCTCAACACCGTCGGCCCCACGATCATGCGGTACGGCAGCGACGAGCAGAAGGCGTACTTCCTGCCCCGCATCCTCTCCGGCGAGATCGACGTCGCCATCGGCTACAGCGAGCCGGGCGCCGGCACCGACCTCGCCGCGCTCCGGACCAAAGCCGTCCGCGAGGGCGACGAGTACGTCATCAACGGCCAGAAGATCTGGACCACCAACGGCGACACCGCCGACTGGGTGTGGCTCGCCGTCCGCACCGACCCCGACGCCCCGCCCCACAAGGGCATCACCATCCTCCTCGTCCCCACCACCGACCCCGGCTACTCCTGCACCCTCATCAACACCCTCGCCGGTCACGACACCACCGCCGGCTACTACGAGAACGTCCGCGTCCCCGTCTCCCACCGCATCGGCGAGGAGAACCACGGCTGGCGGCTGATCACCAACCAGCTCAACCACGAACGCGTCACCCTCGCCGCCCACGGCACCATGGCCGTCCGCGCCCTCCACGACGTACAACGCTGGGCCGCCGGCACGAAACTGGCCGACGGGCGGCGCGTCATCGACCTCGGCTGGGTCAGGACGCGCCTCGCGCGGACCCACACCCGGCTGGAGGCGCTGAAGCTGCTCAACTGGCGCATGGTCACCGCACTCCAGCACGGCACTCTCACCCCCCAGGACGCCTCCGCCGTCAAGGTGTACGGCTCCGAGGCACGCCGCGACGCGTACGCCTGGCTCATGGAGGTCGTCGGCTCGGCCGCCCCCCTCAAGGAGGGCTCGGCCGGCGCCGTCCTCCACGGCGACCTGGAACGCGGCTACCGCTCCGCCGTCATCTTCACCTTCGGCGGCGGCAACAACGAGATCCAGCGCGAGATCATCTCCTGGATCGGACTGGGCATGCCCCGGGTACGGAGGTAG
- a CDS encoding oxygenase MpaB family protein — protein MATPTGASGADPGLFGPASVTWQLHGDPMMWIAGIRALYLQALHPDAVRGVMINSSFLDDAWGRLMRTAGFVGTRTYGTTDAAEKAGARVRRIHRLLGVDDPELLLWVHCAETDSYLHVLRRSGIPLDDRQADRYLTEQRVSARLVGLDPDRVPGTTTALAAYFDRMRPALTVGPDARTVDAFLRRPPVPPPLVPARALIWRQVAALAYDSLPPYAHTLYGRPAPSPATVTHRLRVTGNLLRSVPSRIRWQLPPRHILEAVARLGPDTRPAPYTLRTRAAILDGPGRA, from the coding sequence ATGGCCACCCCCACGGGCGCGAGCGGCGCGGACCCGGGCCTCTTCGGGCCCGCCTCCGTCACCTGGCAGCTGCACGGCGACCCCATGATGTGGATCGCCGGCATCCGCGCGCTGTACCTCCAGGCACTGCACCCGGACGCCGTCCGCGGAGTCATGATCAACAGCAGCTTCCTCGACGACGCCTGGGGCCGGCTGATGCGCACCGCCGGATTCGTCGGCACCCGCACCTACGGCACCACCGACGCCGCCGAGAAGGCCGGCGCCCGCGTCCGCAGGATTCACCGGCTGCTCGGCGTCGACGACCCCGAGCTGCTGCTGTGGGTCCACTGCGCCGAGACCGACTCCTACCTGCACGTCCTGCGCCGCTCCGGCATCCCCCTCGACGACCGGCAGGCCGACCGCTACCTCACCGAACAGCGCGTCAGCGCCCGGCTCGTGGGCCTCGACCCCGACCGCGTACCCGGCACCACCACCGCGCTGGCCGCCTACTTCGACCGGATGCGACCCGCGCTGACGGTCGGCCCCGACGCCCGCACCGTGGACGCCTTCCTGCGCCGCCCGCCCGTCCCGCCACCACTCGTCCCCGCCCGCGCCCTGATCTGGCGCCAGGTGGCGGCCCTCGCCTACGACTCCCTCCCGCCGTACGCCCACACCCTGTACGGCAGGCCCGCGCCGAGCCCCGCCACCGTCACCCACAGGTTGCGGGTAACCGGCAACCTGCTTCGCTCCGTCCCCTCCCGTATCCGCTGGCAACTCCCGCCCCGGCACATCCTGGAAGCCGTGGCCAGACTGGGTCCCGACACACGCCCGGCCCCGTACACACTCCGCACACGGGCCGCCATACTGGACGGGCCGGGGAGGGCGTAA